Within Desulfobacterales bacterium, the genomic segment CGGTTCCCGGGGTTCTGCTGTCGGGAAACCACAAAGAAATTGAAAAATGGCGGCTGGAAAGCGCACTTATACGAACATTTTTAAAACGAAAGGATCTGCTGAAGCAAAGATCCTTGAGCAAACCGGAGCAGGAAATCCTGGAAAAGTGGTGCAGCGACATTGAAGAGATTATTCGCACCCAATCTTTACGTGGCGCTGACGCATTATCCGGTGATCAATAAAAATGGCGACACCGTCGCATCGGCCGTAACCAACCTGGACCTTCATGATATATCCCGGTTGTCCCGAACTTACGGCGTGCGGGCCTTTTATGTGATTACCCCGCTGGAAGATCAAAAAATTCTGATCGAGCGGATTGTTTCACACTGGGTCAAGGGTGTCGGCGCGGACTATAACCCCAAGCGGCGCGAAGCCCTGGAACTGATTCGCATCAGGGATTCCCTCCGGGACGTGGCGGCGCACATCAGCAGCAGCGAGGGGCAGGCGGTAAAAACCGTTGCAACCTGCGCCCGGGCTGCCGCGGATTGTCTGAGCTTCAGCGCACTGCGCGCCAAACTGAAAACCGGCGCTCCGCATCTGCTGATTTTCGGAACCGCCTGGGGACTGGCGCAGGAGGTTTTGGATGGAGCGGATTATGTGCTGGCGCCGGTGACGGGTAGAACGACTTATAACCACCTTTCCGTCCGGACGGCAGCCGCCATCATACTGGACCGGTTGACGGAAAGGGAAGGATAACTGAAATTTTAAAAAGATATTCCCGGCTATCCCGGGAGACCTTTGAAAAATGCTCAATTTTGTTCTAGTTTAAGGAAGGCGATCCTGCCCTTGGCGGGATGGAGCCTGTTGGCAAATCCCGCTTGTCGGGGACGCCAAAATTTGGCAAAAGAGAGCGTTTTGCAAGGGTCTCACCAGCAGGAGTGGCCGGCACTAAACCTTGGGAGAGAAAAATGGAAACAGTAAAGCAAATTGAAAGAGAAATGATGCGGCTGGACCTGCCCTCATTTTTTCCGGGAGATACGGTTAAAGTTCATGTCAAAATCAAGGAAGGTGAAAAAGAACGAATTCAGGCCTTTCAGGGTGTTGTGATCAGCAAGCGCAAAGGGCTGGCAAACGCGACCTTCACGGTCCGAAAAGTCTCCTACGGCATCGGAGTGGAGCGAATTTTCCCGATGCACTCGCCGGTCATTGACAGAATCGAGGTCCTGACGCATGGCCGGGTGCGTCGCTCAAAGGTGTATTATCTGCGCAAGCTCAAGGGCAAAGCCGCCAGATTAAAAGAAAAAAGAGTTTCATAATATCTGTTTTTGTCCGCACTGATATGGAATTCGACCTGTGGGTCTTTGAGAAAGAGGCCAAAGAGAAGGGTTTTAAGTCGATCGCAGGCATTGATGAAGCCGGCCGGGGCCCATTGGCCGGCCCGGTTGTGTCGGCGGCGGTGATTTTACCCGATGGCTTTGCGGTTCCGGGCATAACCGATTCAAAGAAATTATCCCACAAAAAGCGCCGGCAGCTGTATGTTGAAATATATGCGCATGCGGTCGCCGTCGGCATCGGTATTGTTGATCCGCCCGAGATCGATCGGATCAACATCCTCCAGGCCGCCCTGCTGTCCATGTCCGTGTCTGTTAAAAGCCTGGTTCCCCAACCGGATTTTCTGCTGATAGACGGCACCTTTCGGATTCCTTCCCCCCTGCCCCAAGGCCCGATTGTGCGCGGCGATAGTCGCAGCATTTCCATTGCGGCGGCATCCATTGTGGCCAAGGTAACCCGGGATAACCTGATGGATGTTTACCATCAGGAATACCCGCAGTTCGGATTCGGCAAACACAAGGGCTATCCCACCCGCGCCCACCGGGCAGCCATCAGGGAATTCGGCTGCTGTCCCATTCACAGAAAAAGTTTCAGGGGTGTAAAAGAATATTTTACATAATTGAACATTTTTTATAAAGCCTCTATCACCGACCCAAACCAGGGCTGATCCTACAGTAGGTGTTAGCTCCCCCCTGCCGGCATGAACAATCCAGAACCAAGCGACCGTATTCGCCAAATGGACTTTAACAAAAAGATCGTTTGTAAAAAAAAGGTCTGACACGAAAAGATCTGGTTGTACGCGTGTTTTTCTGGTATAAATAAATATTCTATTAGGAGCGTATCCATAATAAAAGAGGTTTTCCGGAAAAAGCAGGTTTAATGAAAAAAATACTGATAGTTGATGACAGACAAGACACCGTCGAGCTTCTTGAAATGACCCTTAAAAGGAGCCATTTTGAGGTCCTGAGGGCCGCCAGCGGGGAAAGCGCTCTTGAAATTGCGCGGACGCAAAAGCCGGATCTGATTATTATGGACGTCATGATGCCCGGGGAAATCGACGGTCTGGAAGCGACCCGCATCATCAAAGGCAGTCCGGAAACACGACACTGTAAGGTTGTCATGATCAGCGGCAAAGGTCTGGAGGCCGACCGGGAAGCGGGCCTGCAGGCCGGTGCTCAGGATTACTTCATGAAGCCGTTCAGCCCTCTTGAATTGATCAAACGGGTGGATGAGCTGCTGCGGGATTAGCGTCCGGCGCCCGGCGACTCTCTCCGGGCGCAGCCGGCAGCGAAATACGCCAACATGGCATGGCCGATGCATAACCCACAACCCCTCATGGACAGACCTCTATTTTTACGAATAATTTGATGGGTGTAAAAAATGGCCGAAAAATCTGAACGAAGAGAAGACAGCCGTTTCCAGATAGATCTCATAACGCAAGTGTCCGGCAAAAGCGCCGACGGTAAAATGTTTAGAGAAAAAACGATGCTGCGCAACATGTCCGGCGGCGGGGCCAACTTTATTACCCGCCAGGCCGATTGGTATTTTCAGGGGCAGCAGCTGAATATTAAAATTGATCTGCCCGGCACCATTGATCTGAAGGCCTCTTTGCAGGGGACGGCAACTGTTTCCCGGATCGAACCGCTGCCGGATTCAGATAAACGGCCGGCCGAACGGCGATATGCGGTGGCTGTGGTCATTGCCGTGCCGCTGCAGTTTGTCAGAAAAGATGCGGGGTTGAGCGAAGAAAAACCCGCCGGCGATTTAAAATGAAACCATCGGAATATCGCAGCGTTAAAAGTTTTGTGGGAAAAACCCGGATTGTTCTGGTCCTGCTGGGAATCATTCCCTTTTTGCTGGTTGTGTATTTGTTTGCGGATCAAAGGATAGAACTGTCGGATGTGATCGTTCTGTTTGCAGCACTGGCGCTTTTTTCAATCCTGGCCGGTTTTTATATGATGAGAAGCTCTGCCGATCAGCTGGTTCGACTGGCCAGGGAAACCAGCAAGCTTGACGATGCTGACGATGATGCGCTGCTGCGGATAAAGTCCGACCAGGAACTGCAGGACATTTCCGCGCACTTTAATACGGTCGTCAAAAGGCTCAAGGATGCCAATAAAAACGTAAAAGACCAGTCCATGCAGCTGCTGGTTTATGCCAGGGATCTTGCGCTCTCCTATGAGAAGATCAAGAAGGAAGAAGAGTTAAGATCCCGCCTGAGCCGATATATCGAAAAGAGCCTGGTGGAAAAACTGATTAATTCGGAAAGCAACGTTCTCATTACCAACGAACGCAGGGATGTGACGATTCTTTTTGCGGATATTCGATTATTCACAACCCTTGCCGAAAAGCTGCCGGCAGAAGACGTGGTCGCCATGCTCAACGAGTTTTTTGAAATCATGGTGGATATTGTTTTTCGAAACAACGGCGTCTTGGACAAATTTGTCGGGGATCAGTTGATGGCCGTGTTCGGACTGATCGCTGAGGGGAGCAAGGCGCCCGCGGATGCAGTGGCAGCGGCCATCGAGATGCAGGACGCGCTGACGGAGCTGATGCAGCAGCGTGCCCGACAGGGCCAGGCGGTTTTTAAGATCGGCATCGGCATCAACTCCGGCAGTGCAATCGTCGGAAACGTGGGCTCCCGAAACCGGATGGACTATACCGTTATCGGCGACTGTGTCAATGTTGCCGCCCGCCTGGAAGAGATGGCAAAGGGCGGTGAAATCATTACGGGAGAAGAAACCTACCGGAGTGTCACGGATCAATTCCGGTTTGAGCGAGAGGGGCAGGTGCGTCTCAAGAACAAGTCGGAGCCGGTGGCCTTTTATCAGGTAACCGGCCGGCATCAGGCCTGACCGGCGGTATCACGGTCTCGGCGGGAGAAAGGGCGTGCTGAACAAACAGCAGTTATTCGGCCGGACGGGCGAGACGGCGGCGGCCCGGTTTTTAAAAAAGCAGCGTTATAAAATACTGGAAACCAATTACCGCACCCGTCAGGGAGAAATCGATATTATTGCCAGAGATGGCGATACCATTGTTTTTGTCGAGGTTAAAGCCAGAACTTCCGATCATTTCGGAAATCCCAAAGGGGCGGTGACCCTCCAGAAACAGCGTAAAATATCGATGACGGCGCTTCAGTATCTGAAGGCAACCAAACAAAGCGATGCCAGGGCAAGGTTTGATGTGGTCAGCATCAGCTCCCGGACAGAGCCGCCGGCAATAGAAATTATTAAAAATGCCTTTGAACTTGCCTATAAATAATTTCGCGGAGAATCCACCGGGTCGGCTCTATGTGGTGGGCACGCCCATCGGGAACCGGAGCGACATCACGCTCAGGGCACTTGAGACCCTGAAAATCGTTGACCTTATCGCTGCGGAAGACACCCGCCATACGGCCAGGCTTCTCATCCATTATGGCATCAGAACACCACTGATCTCCTATCATGACTTCAATGAAAAGGAGCGAAGCGCGCAGCTGCTCACCAGGCTTCGGCAGGGGGCCTCCGTTGCGCTGGTCTCCAATGCCGGGACGCCTTCGGTTTCCGATCCGGGCTATGCACTCATTGCGGCGGCGATCGCCGGCAATATCCCCATTGTTCCCATACCGGGGCCGTCGGCTATCATTACAGCCCTTTGCGCGGCCGGTCTTCCCACGGACACGTTCGTATTTTCCGGATTTCCGGCCAGAAAAAAGGGGAAACGCCTGGAAGCGTTAAAAGCGCTATGCCGCGAAGAGCGGACCATCATATTCTATGAATCCCCCCGCCGGCTGCTGGCTTTTTTAGAAGAGCTCCTGGCAGTCTTTGGCGATCGAACGGCCGTGTTGTCCAGAGAGCTGACCAAAATACACGAGGAATTTATCCGGGGACGGCTGTCGGAAATTCTTTTCACGCTCAAACAGCGCGCCGTTATTAAAGGCGAGTGTACCCTGCTG encodes:
- a CDS encoding RNA methyltransferase, with amino-acid sequence MKRLFAPNLYVALTHYPVINKNGDTVASAVTNLDLHDISRLSRTYGVRAFYVITPLEDQKILIERIVSHWVKGVGADYNPKRREALELIRIRDSLRDVAAHISSSEGQAVKTVATCARAAADCLSFSALRAKLKTGAPHLLIFGTAWGLAQEVLDGADYVLAPVTGRTTYNHLSVRTAAAIILDRLTEREG
- the rplS gene encoding 50S ribosomal protein L19; amino-acid sequence: METVKQIEREMMRLDLPSFFPGDTVKVHVKIKEGEKERIQAFQGVVISKRKGLANATFTVRKVSYGIGVERIFPMHSPVIDRIEVLTHGRVRRSKVYYLRKLKGKAARLKEKRVS
- a CDS encoding ribonuclease HII, with amino-acid sequence MEFDLWVFEKEAKEKGFKSIAGIDEAGRGPLAGPVVSAAVILPDGFAVPGITDSKKLSHKKRRQLYVEIYAHAVAVGIGIVDPPEIDRINILQAALLSMSVSVKSLVPQPDFLLIDGTFRIPSPLPQGPIVRGDSRSISIAAASIVAKVTRDNLMDVYHQEYPQFGFGKHKGYPTRAHRAAIREFGCCPIHRKSFRGVKEYFT
- a CDS encoding response regulator, with amino-acid sequence MKKILIVDDRQDTVELLEMTLKRSHFEVLRAASGESALEIARTQKPDLIIMDVMMPGEIDGLEATRIIKGSPETRHCKVVMISGKGLEADREAGLQAGAQDYFMKPFSPLELIKRVDELLRD
- a CDS encoding PilZ domain-containing protein, whose product is MAEKSERREDSRFQIDLITQVSGKSADGKMFREKTMLRNMSGGGANFITRQADWYFQGQQLNIKIDLPGTIDLKASLQGTATVSRIEPLPDSDKRPAERRYAVAVVIAVPLQFVRKDAGLSEEKPAGDLK
- a CDS encoding adenylate/guanylate cyclase domain-containing protein, encoding MKPSEYRSVKSFVGKTRIVLVLLGIIPFLLVVYLFADQRIELSDVIVLFAALALFSILAGFYMMRSSADQLVRLARETSKLDDADDDALLRIKSDQELQDISAHFNTVVKRLKDANKNVKDQSMQLLVYARDLALSYEKIKKEEELRSRLSRYIEKSLVEKLINSESNVLITNERRDVTILFADIRLFTTLAEKLPAEDVVAMLNEFFEIMVDIVFRNNGVLDKFVGDQLMAVFGLIAEGSKAPADAVAAAIEMQDALTELMQQRARQGQAVFKIGIGINSGSAIVGNVGSRNRMDYTVIGDCVNVAARLEEMAKGGEIITGEETYRSVTDQFRFEREGQVRLKNKSEPVAFYQVTGRHQA
- a CDS encoding YraN family protein; amino-acid sequence: MLNKQQLFGRTGETAAARFLKKQRYKILETNYRTRQGEIDIIARDGDTIVFVEVKARTSDHFGNPKGAVTLQKQRKISMTALQYLKATKQSDARARFDVVSISSRTEPPAIEIIKNAFELAYK
- the rsmI gene encoding 16S rRNA (cytidine(1402)-2'-O)-methyltransferase gives rise to the protein MPLNLPINNFAENPPGRLYVVGTPIGNRSDITLRALETLKIVDLIAAEDTRHTARLLIHYGIRTPLISYHDFNEKERSAQLLTRLRQGASVALVSNAGTPSVSDPGYALIAAAIAGNIPIVPIPGPSAIITALCAAGLPTDTFVFSGFPARKKGKRLEALKALCREERTIIFYESPRRLLAFLEELLAVFGDRTAVLSRELTKIHEEFIRGRLSEILFTLKQRAVIKGECTLLVAGCKAEAGAVSDLVQQELQQKLKTGQRRLSDIAKEMALKYKVSKNEIYKEALKLKGT